A window of the Synechococcus sp. JA-3-3Ab genome harbors these coding sequences:
- the hemL gene encoding glutamate-1-semialdehyde 2,1-aminomutase, with translation MTSTLPTRSFNTSRSRQIFARAQQLMPGGVSSPVRAFKSVGGDPVVFDRVAGAYAWDVDGNQYIDYIGSWGPAIVGHAHPEVIEALRRALEKGTSFGAPCVLENELAERVIEAVPSVEMVRFVNSGTEACMAALRLMRAYTGREKVIKFEGCYHGHADMFLVKAGSGVATLGLPDSPGVPKAATSATLTAPYNDLEAVKALFEQYPDSIAGVILEPVVGNAGFIPPQPGFLEGLRELTQKYGALLVFDEVMTGFRISYGGVQAKFGVIPDLTTLGKVIGGGLPVGAYGGRREIMEMVAPAGPMYQAGTLSGNPLAMTAGIHTLDILRRPGTYEYLERITEQLATGLLQIAQETGHEMCGGYLPGMFGFFFTAGPVRNYEEAKRSDLQKFARFHRGMLERGVYLAPSQFEAGFTSLAHTEADVERTLEAAREVLRTL, from the coding sequence ATGACCAGCACTCTCCCCACTCGCTCGTTTAACACCAGCCGCTCCAGGCAGATCTTTGCACGGGCGCAGCAGCTTATGCCGGGGGGCGTCAGCTCTCCGGTGCGTGCCTTTAAGTCGGTGGGCGGGGATCCCGTCGTCTTCGACCGCGTTGCCGGCGCCTACGCCTGGGATGTGGATGGCAACCAGTACATCGACTACATCGGCAGTTGGGGGCCGGCGATTGTCGGCCACGCCCACCCCGAGGTGATCGAGGCGTTGCGGCGGGCCCTGGAGAAAGGCACCAGCTTTGGCGCCCCTTGCGTTTTGGAAAACGAGCTGGCCGAGCGGGTGATCGAGGCGGTGCCCAGCGTGGAGATGGTGCGCTTTGTCAACTCCGGCACCGAAGCCTGCATGGCGGCGCTGCGCCTGATGCGGGCCTACACCGGGCGGGAAAAGGTGATCAAGTTCGAGGGCTGCTACCACGGCCATGCGGACATGTTTTTGGTCAAGGCCGGCTCGGGGGTAGCCACGCTGGGCCTGCCAGATTCGCCGGGGGTGCCCAAGGCTGCCACCAGTGCCACGCTGACCGCCCCCTACAACGACCTAGAGGCAGTCAAGGCTCTGTTTGAGCAGTATCCCGACTCCATTGCCGGCGTGATCCTGGAGCCGGTGGTGGGCAATGCCGGCTTCATTCCGCCGCAGCCGGGCTTTTTGGAGGGTTTGCGGGAGCTGACGCAAAAGTATGGCGCCCTGCTGGTGTTTGACGAGGTGATGACCGGCTTTCGCATCAGCTACGGCGGCGTGCAGGCCAAGTTTGGCGTCATCCCCGATTTGACCACCCTGGGCAAGGTGATCGGCGGCGGCCTGCCGGTGGGGGCCTACGGCGGTCGGCGGGAGATTATGGAGATGGTGGCGCCGGCGGGGCCCATGTACCAGGCGGGCACCCTCTCCGGCAACCCCCTGGCCATGACGGCCGGGATCCACACTCTGGACATCTTGCGCCGACCCGGTACCTATGAGTATCTGGAGCGGATTACCGAGCAGTTGGCGACGGGGCTGCTGCAGATTGCACAAGAGACCGGTCATGAGATGTGCGGGGGCTATTTGCCCGGCATGTTCGGCTTTTTCTTCACCGCCGGCCCGGTGCGCAACTACGAGGAGGCCAAGCGCTCGGATTTGCAGAAGTTTGCCCGCTTCCACCGCGGCATGCTGGAGCGGGGGGTGTATCTGGCGCCCTCGCAATTTGAGGCCGGCTTCACTTCCCTGGCCCACACCGAGGCCGATGTGGAGAGAACCCTAGAGGCAGCGCGAGAGGTGCTG
- the ispG gene encoding (E)-4-hydroxy-3-methylbut-2-enyl-diphosphate synthase: MQTLDRPNAPSQQPYPEPVYPRRPTRTVAVGNVLIGSQHPVVVQSMINEDTLDIDAAVAAIRRLHEAGSEIVRVTVPSMAHAKAMEAIRSKLIQTYKPVPLVADVHHNGIKIALEVAQYVDKVRINPGLFVLEKPQPGRTEYTQAELEAIRNKIRETFTPLVQTLKAQNKALRIGVNHGSLAERMLFMYGDTPEGMVESALEYAEICAEQDFHNVVLSFKASRPQVMLAAYRLAARRFDALGLNYPFHLGVTEAGDGEYGRIKSAVGIGTLLAEGIGDTIRVSLTEAPEKEIPVAYGILQALNLRKTMVEYVACPSCGRTLFNLEEVLQKVRAATQHLVGLDIAVMGCIVNGPGEMADADYGYVGKTPGYISLYRGKEEVKKVPESEGVQALIELIKADGRWVDPPEGSPSN, from the coding sequence ATGCAGACTCTAGATCGGCCCAACGCGCCCTCTCAGCAGCCCTACCCAGAACCGGTCTACCCCCGTCGTCCTACCCGCACCGTAGCCGTAGGCAACGTGTTGATCGGCAGCCAGCACCCGGTGGTGGTGCAGTCCATGATCAACGAAGACACTCTCGACATCGATGCGGCGGTGGCGGCCATCCGTCGTCTGCACGAGGCGGGCTCGGAGATCGTGCGGGTTACCGTTCCCAGCATGGCCCATGCCAAGGCGATGGAGGCGATTCGGAGCAAGCTGATCCAAACCTACAAGCCGGTGCCGCTGGTGGCCGATGTCCACCACAACGGCATCAAGATCGCCCTGGAGGTCGCCCAATACGTGGACAAGGTGCGCATCAACCCGGGTCTGTTCGTCCTGGAAAAGCCGCAGCCCGGTCGCACCGAGTACACCCAAGCCGAACTGGAGGCCATCCGCAATAAGATCCGCGAAACCTTCACCCCCCTGGTGCAGACCCTCAAAGCTCAGAACAAAGCCCTGCGCATCGGCGTCAACCACGGATCCCTGGCCGAGCGCATGCTCTTCATGTATGGAGACACTCCAGAGGGCATGGTGGAGTCGGCCCTAGAATATGCCGAGATTTGCGCCGAGCAAGACTTCCACAACGTAGTTCTTTCCTTCAAAGCTTCCCGTCCGCAGGTGATGTTGGCGGCCTACCGGCTGGCGGCCCGCCGCTTCGATGCCTTGGGCCTGAACTACCCCTTCCACTTGGGGGTGACCGAGGCCGGCGATGGAGAATATGGCCGCATCAAATCGGCAGTGGGGATCGGGACGCTTCTGGCCGAGGGGATCGGTGACACCATTCGGGTTTCCCTAACCGAAGCCCCGGAAAAAGAGATCCCGGTGGCCTACGGCATCTTGCAGGCCCTCAACCTGCGCAAAACCATGGTGGAATATGTGGCCTGCCCCTCCTGTGGCCGCACCCTCTTCAACTTGGAGGAAGTACTGCAGAAGGTGCGGGCCGCAACCCAGCACCTGGTGGGCCTCGACATTGCCGTCATGGGCTGCATCGTCAACGGGCCGGGGGAAATGGCCGACGCCGACTACGGCTATGTGGGGAAAACCCCCGGCTACATCTCCCTCTACCGCGGAAAGGAGGAGGTGAAGAAGGTGCCCGAGTCGGAGGGCGTCCAGGCGCTGATCGAGCTCATCAAAGCCGATGGGCGGTGGGTGGATCCCCCAGAAGGAAGCCCAAGTAACTAA